In Citrus sinensis cultivar Valencia sweet orange chromosome 2, DVS_A1.0, whole genome shotgun sequence, a single genomic region encodes these proteins:
- the LOC102613227 gene encoding ankyrin repeat-containing protein NPR4-like has protein sequence MILSNGLSVQSRYGNGLSIDTCFPEIKSVTNSSCKSFGEDDVSTGVCSDDDISLKDAFGPGFFYHANYGPSSNGASGNQNSHLQPPQAISSSIDFFEARGPDAHVVLDPSIWPMYASSDQVPSTSAELSRAAADESSGFAQPAVSLSQPGAVSGGVERNCFTSYAPLHLAALKGDWDFARNFFNLNPEAVCVRISRNQDTALHIAAGARRTLFVQELVNLMTPEDLALRNKVGNTALCFAAVSGVTKIAEVMVNKNKELPSIRGNKGATPLCMAALLGHKEMIWYLYSVTKEEDLKEEDRIELLVAVIDAGLYDVALDLIQHHPQLAMARDGNGETALHVLARKPSAFASGSQLGFWRRCIYSVPGMRAILDPKLMHLQALELVKRLWEQVLLLDDSKIGELLRKPSRLLFTAVELGNVEFLMVLIQMYPNLIWKVDDHSRSMFHIAVVHRQEKIFNLIYELGAHKDLIASYKDENNNNMLHLAGKLAPPDRLKIDSGAALQLRRELHWFKEIEKVVQPSYREAKNSEGRTPHILFSEEHRRLVREGEKWMKDTASSCMVVATLIATVMFAAAFTVPGGNDDSTGRPIFLHYKSFMVFAVSDALALFCSATSILMFLSIITSRYAEEDFVHSLPNRLIIGLATLFISIATMMAAFAATLFIVLGDDFVWIAIPIATGACVPVSLFALLQFPLLSDMISHLYKYSIFTRRSNHLLY, from the exons ATGATACTAAGCAATGGCCTTTCTGTACAATCACGATATGGCAATGGCCTTTCTATAGATACATGTTTTCCTGAGATCAAATCTGTTACAAATTCGTCTTGCAAATCTTTTGGGGAGGATGATGTAAGCACAGGTGTATGCTCTGATGATGACATAAGCCTGAAAGATGCTTTTGGCCCTGGCTTCTTTTATCATGCCAATTATGGACCTTCGTCCAACGGTGCATCTGGCAATCAGAACTCTCATCTTCAGCCACCGCAAGCCATTTCAAGCTCAATAGATTTCTTCGAAGCTAGAGGGCCCGATGCCCATGTGGTTTTAGATCCATCAATATGGCCTATGTATGCTTCAAGCGATCAGGTCCCCTCCACTTCTGCAGAACTAAGTAGAGCAGCGGCAGATGAATCGTCAGGTTTTGCACAGCCAGCAGTGTCTCTCTCTCAGCCAGGAGCAGTTTCCG gTGGGGTCGAAAGGAATTGCTTTACTTCTTATGCTCCTTTACATCTGGCGGCACTTAAAGGTGATTGGGACtttgcaagaaatttttttaatttgaatccTGAAGCAGTGTGTGTTAGAATCAGTAGAAATCAGGATACTGCTCTTCATATTGCTGCTGGGGCCAGACGCACATTATTTGTGCAGGAGCTTGTAAATTTAATGACACCTGAAGACCTGGCACTGCGGAACAAGGTTGGGAACACAGCTCTTTGTTTTGCTGCTGTATCTGGTGTCACAAAGATAGCAGAGGTAATGGTTAATAAGAACAAAGAGTTGCCATCAATTCGAGGCAATAAAGGAGCAACACCATTGTGCATGGCTGCCCTGTTAGGCCACAAGGAAATGATCTGGTATCTTTATTCTGTGACCAAGGAAGAGgatttaaaagaagaagatcgCATTGAGCTTCTTGTTGCCGTCATTGATGCTGGTCTTTATG ATGTGGCATTGGACTTGATTCAGCATCATCCCCAATTAGCTATGGCTCGAGATGGAAATGGAGAGACTGCTCTTCATGTATTGGCACGGAAACCTTCAGCTTTTGCAAGTGGAAGTCAGCTAGGATTTTGGCGCAGGTGCATTTACTCAG TACCAGGTATGAGGGCAATACTTGACCCAAAGTTGATGCATCTACAAGCGCTTGAACTGGTGAAGCGACTTTGGGAACAGGTGCTGTTATTAGATGACTCAAAAATTGGAGAATTACTAAGGAAACCTTCTCGACTACTGTTTACTGCTGTGGAGTTGGGGAATGTTGAGTTCTTAATGGTGCTGATTCAGATGTATCCTAATCTTATTTGGAAAGTTGATGATCATAGTCGAAGCATGTTTCATATAGCGGTAGTGCATCGTCAGGAGAAGATTTTCAATCTTATATATGAACTCGGTGCTCATAAAGACTTGATAGCATCTTACAAAgatgaaaacaataataacatgTTGCATCTGGCTGGAAAGCTTGCTCCTCCAGATCGACTCAAAATTGACTCTGGTGCAGCTCTGCAGCTTCGACGGGAGTTGCATTGGTTCAAG gaaattgaaaaagttgtCCAACCCTCTTACCGAGAAGCCAAAAATTCAGAGGGGAGAACACCTCATATCCTGTTCTCGGAGGAGCACAGAAGACTAGTTCGAGAAGGAGAAAAATGGATGAAAGACACTGCTTCCTCATGCATGGTTGTCGCAACACTTATTGCTACTGTGATGTTTGCTGCAGCCTTCACTGTTCCTGGTGGCAATGATGATTCTACCGGCAGACCAATTTTTCTGCATTACAAATCATTTATGGTTTTTGCCGTATCAGATGCACTAGCTCTATTCTGCTCAGCCACTTCAATATTGATGTTCCTATCCATCATCACCTCGCGATATGCAGAAGAAGATTTTGTTCATTCGTTGCCGAACAGATTGATCATAGGGCTTGCAACTCTTTTCATCTCTATCGCCACCATGATGGCAGCATTTGCAGCAACACTTTTCATTGTTCTTGGTGATGACTTTGTATGGATAGCTATTCCAATTGCAACCGGTGCTTGTGTACCAGTCAGCTTGTTTGCTCTGCTACAGTTTCCCTTACTTTCTGATATGATTAGccatttatataaatatagtatTTTCACTCGTCGAAGTAATCATTTGTTGTACTAG
- the LOC102612925 gene encoding probable arabinosyltransferase ARAD1, whose protein sequence is MNRKPKPISPPMSPPPLPSIPNSQSHKTLTPISLMARKSSLLKQTLIVLALFILAVYAFVNTFFSPPVAADADPAFNKLSQQNSNIEFKSSKVKVYMYNLPRKFTYGIIEQHSMARGGLVGPVADVSMLKYPGHQHMGEWYVFSDLSGPESERVGSPVVKVTDPGEADLFFVPVFSSLSLVVNVGGPAAAHRYSDEEMQEELVEWLEQQEYWRRNNGRDHVIIAGDPNAMLRVMDRIKNAVLLVSDFGRLRVDQGSLVKDVVIPYSHRINTYTGDPRVDNRNTLLFFMGNRYRKEGGKIRDLLFNILETEEDVVIKHGTQSRESRRAATQGMHTSKFCLNPAGDTPSACRLFDAIVSLCVPVIVSDSIELPFEDVIDYRKIAVFVETSAATKPGFLISTLRAVTPDRILEYQRELKKVQRYFIYDHPNGAVNEIWREVSQKLPLIKIMINRDKRLVRRESSEPVCSSLCTNQSGLITSL, encoded by the exons ATGAACAGAAAACCCAAACCCATTTCCCCACCCATGTCCCCGCCTCCCCTTCCTTCAATTCCCAATTCCCAGTCTCACAAAACCCTAACCCCAATTTCCCTTATGGCGCGAAAATCTTCTCTCCTCAAACAAACGCTAATTGTCCTAGCCCTCTTTATCCTCGCCGTCTACGCTTTCGTCAACACTTTCTTCTCTCCCCCAGTCGCCGCCGACGCCGACCCCGCGTTTAACAAACTGAGCCAGCAGAACTCAAACATTGAATTCAAATCTTCCAAAGTCAAAGTTTACATGTACAATCTCCCCAGAAAGTTCACTTACGGCATCATCGAACAGCACTCGATGGCGCGTGGCGGTTTGGTTGGCCCGGTTGCTGACGTGTCAATGCTGAAGTACCCGGGCCACCAGCACATGGGGGAGTGGTACGTGTTCTCGGATCTGAGCGGACCCGAATCCGAGCGGGTCGGATCCCCCGTCGTGAAGGTCACTGACCCAGGCGAGGCGGATCTCTTCTTCGTCCCGGTTTTCTCGTCGCTGAGTTTAGTAGTGAACGTTGGCGGGCCTGCCGCGGCGCATCGGTACAGCGATGAGGAAATGCAGGAGGAGCTCGTGGAGTGGCTGGAGCAGCAGGAGTATTGGAGGAGGAATAACGGAAGGGATCACGTGATTATAGCGGGTGATCCGAATGCGATGTTGCGGGTCATGGATCGGATCAAGAATGCTGTTTTGCTGGTTTCGGATTTCGGGAGATTAAGGGTTGATCAGGGGTCCTTGGTTAAGGATGTGGTGATTCCGTACTCACATAGGATTAATACGTACACGGGTGATCCCAGGGTTGATAATCGGAACACTTTGTTGTTCTTCATGGGCAATCGTTATCGAAAAGAG GGAGGCAAAATTCGTGATTTGCTTTTCAACATTCTTGAAACTGAAGAGGATGTTGTAATAAAACATGGAACACAATCCAGAGAGAGTAGACGTGCAGCCACACAAGGGATGCATACATCAAAATTCTGTTTGAATCCTGCTGGTGATACACCATCAGCTTGCCGACTCTTTGATGCTATAGTTAGCCTGTGTGTGCCTGTGATAGTAAGTGATAGTATTGAGTTGCCATTCGAAGATGTTATAGACTATAGAAAGATTGCAGTCTTTGTAGAGACCTCTGCTGCTACCAAGCCTggctttttaatttcaactcTGAGAGCAGTAACTCCTGATAGGATTCTGGAGTATCAGAGAGAGCTTAAAAAG GTGCAGAGATACTTTATATATGACCATCCAAATGGAGCagtaaatgaaatttggcGTGAAGTCTCACAGAAGCTAcctcttattaaaatcatgattaATCGTGACAAACGGCTCGTCAGGAGAGAGTCAAGTGAGCCAGTTTGCTCTTCTCTCTGTACAAACCAGTCTGGGCTCATTACCTCCTTGTGA
- the LOC107175585 gene encoding receptor-like protein 34 — protein sequence MSTVVLDSLKNLSSSLTSLSLSDCILQGNFPINIFHLPNPQMIRLSQNPSLAGKFPANNWTSPIEYLDVSETSFSELPDSIGNLKLLGRLMLGYSQFVGPVPASLGNLTQLTLLHLMHNNFSGHIPSSLSNLVQLTYLDLSSNSFFGEIPDIFNLTQVSFFDLSNNQLAGPIPSHGSRLQNLVLIRLNNNSFSGTIPSWLFSLPLLEYVRLSDNQLSGHIDEFPSKSLQNIYLSNNRLQGSIPSSIFELVNLTDLQLDSNNFSGIVEPYMFAKLIKLKYLYLSHNSLSLGNTFKIDSPFPKFSYLSLSACNISAFPRFLRTQDELSYLDLSENKIDGQIPSWISEIGKDSLSYVNLSHNFITKMKQIPWKNLGLNGTIPECIGNFSPSLSVLDLRNNRLNGSIPGTFAESNWLRSLNLNNNELGGAIPQSLVNCTKVEVLDIGNIKINDAFPYWLGNLPELQVLVLRSNKFHGSVREFEPKESFPKLRILDLSINNFSGYLPERFLENLNAMRNVSADEGKLRYLGEEYYQDSVVVTLKGTEIEMQKILTVFTTIDFSSNGFDGEISQVIGKLHSLRLLNLSHNHFTGQIPSSLGNLAKLESLDLSSNNVAGKIPKPLTSLTSLSVLNLSHNRLDGPIPHGPQFNTFQEDSYIGNLGLCGFPLTKKCGNDEAPTTFHEEDEEAESSSSWRTTMVYEDGCDVAIQGGKNKGDQKRQSGVGRI from the exons ATGTCCACCGTAGTACTGGATTCACTGAAAAATCTATCTTCTTCTTTAACATCTCTAAGTCTCTCTGATTGTATACTGCAAGGAAACTTTCCAATAAACATTTTCCACCTGCCAAATCCACAGATGATTCGATTAAGCCAAAATCCTTCTTTGGCTGGCAAATTTCCGGCAAACAACTGGACCAGCCCCATAGAGTATTTGGATGTCTCTGAAACAAGTTTCTCAGAGTTGCCTGATTCAATCGGCAATCTGAAGTTGTTAGGAAGATTGATGCTTGGTTACAGCCAATTTGTTGGGCCTGTTCCTGCATCACTTGGTAATCTTACACAACTTACTCTTTTGCACCTCATGCACAACAATTTTAGCGGTCATATCCCATCCTCTCTTTCAAATCTTGTGCAGCTAACCTATTTAGATCTTTCAAGCAACAGTTTTTTTGGTGAAATCCCAGATATTTTCAATCTGACACAAGTTTCTTTTTTCGACCTGTCAAACAATCAACTAGCAGGTCCAATTCCTTCTCATGGAAGTAGGCTTCAAAATTTAGTCTTAATCCGTTTAAACAATAACTCCTTCAGTGGGACAATACCATCTTGGTTATTCTCTCTTCCATTATTGGAGTATGTGCGACTCAGTGATAACCAACTCTCTGGCCATATTGATGAATTTCCAAGTAAATCACTGCAAAACATCTATTTGTCCAACAATAGGTTGCAGGGGTCAATTCCGAGTTCAATCTTTGAACTTGTGAATCTGACTGATCTCCAACTTGATTCAAACAATTTCAGTGGCATTGTAGAGCCCTATATGTTTGCAAAGCTCATTAAGCTTAAATACCTCTATCTTTCACATAACAGCCTATCACTAGGCAACACATTCAAAATCGACTCtccatttccaaaattttccTATTTGAGTTTATCTGCTTGCAACATAAGTGCTTTCCCAAGATTCCTAAGAACTCAAGATGAGTTATCTTATCTGGACCTTTCTGAGAACAAGATCGATGGTCAGATTCCCAGCTGGATATCAGAGATTGGAAAGGATTCTTTGAGTTATGTAAATCTTTCCCACAACTTTATTACAAAGATGAAGCAGATTCCATGGAAGAATCTTGG GCTCAACGGCACCATTCCAGAGTGCATTGGAAACTTTAGCCCCTCACTTAGCGTGTTGGATCTGCGGAATAATAGACTTAATGGAAGCATTCCTGGAACATTTGCAGAATCCAATTGGTTAAGGTCTCTTAACTTGAACAACAATGAACTCGGAGGAGCGATCCCTCAATCCTTGGTCAACTGTACAAAGGTTGAAGTTTTAGATATTGGAAATATCAAGATAAACGATGCTTTCCCGTATTGGTTGGGAAATCTTCCAGAACTGCAGGTTCTTGTTCTCCGTTCCAATAAATTTCACGGTTCTGTGAGGGAGTTTGAACCCAAGGAATCGTTTCCTAAGTTGAGAATCTTAGATCTTTCGATCAACAATTTTAGTGGTTATTTGCCAGAAAGGtttcttgaaaatttaaatgccATGAGGAATGTTAGTGCAGATGAAGGCAAATTGCGGTACTTGGGTGAAGAATATTATCAGGATTCTGTAGTGGTGACACTAAAAGGAACTGAGATTGAAATGCAGAAGATTCTCACTGTTTTCACGACCATCGACTTCTCAAGCAATGGTTTTGATGGAGAGATTTCACAGGTGATTGGAAAGCTTCATTCGCTTCGACTTCTCAACCTTTCTCACAATCACTTTACAGGGCAAATTCCATCGTCGCTGGGAAATTTGGCGAAGCTTGAATCCTTAGACCTCTCTTCAAACAACGTTGCTGGAAAAATTCCAAAGCCATTGACAAGCCTTACATCTCTTTCAGTCTTAAACCTTTCCCACAACCGACTTGATGGACCTATACCTCATGGACCCCAGTTCAATACATTTCAAGAAGATTCCTATATTGGTAACCTGGGGTTGTGCGGATTTCCATTGACCAAAAAATGCGGCAATGATGAAGCACCAACAACATTccatgaagaagatgaagaagctGAGAGTTCAAGCAGCTG GAGAACCACTATGGTTTATGAAGATGGTTGTGACGTGGCAATCCAAGGAGGTAAGAACAAGGGGGATCAGAAGAGGCAGA GTGGTGTTGGTCGTATTTAa